The proteins below come from a single Agrococcus beijingensis genomic window:
- a CDS encoding type II toxin-antitoxin system VapC family toxin: MVVLDAGVIIAHLDGDDALHARTEELLNSLAPAPLAASVLTIAECLAHPASRGILSRAERAIEQLGVARIALSADGAAAIATIRSETGLRMPDAVVVHTAELLGAQLATTDRAVARAARHRGLRAHEV, from the coding sequence GTGGTCGTGCTCGACGCCGGCGTGATCATCGCGCACCTCGACGGGGATGACGCGCTGCACGCACGAACCGAGGAGCTCCTCAACAGTCTCGCGCCCGCGCCGCTGGCTGCGAGTGTGCTGACGATCGCTGAATGTCTCGCGCACCCGGCCAGCAGAGGCATCCTGAGCCGCGCCGAGCGGGCTATCGAACAGCTCGGTGTGGCACGAATCGCGCTCTCTGCGGACGGCGCGGCGGCGATCGCGACCATCCGCAGTGAAACGGGCCTCCGAATGCCCGACGCGGTCGTGGTGCACACTGCAGAGCTTCTCGGTGCCCAGCTCGCGACGACCGACCGTGCGGTCGCGAGAGCGGCGCGCCACAGGGGACTGCGCGCGCACGAGGTCTGA
- a CDS encoding AAA family ATPase, whose translation MITRLAIEGYRSIRSLVVDLAPLTVVTGANGSGKSSLYRALRLLADCGDGRIVGSLAELGGLDAVRWAGPERGTRRGQPTEGTVRSGPVSLRLGVATDELGYAIDLGLPVALQSAFDRDPEIKQEHVFAGADPRPAGVLVERRRGLARTRTDAGWVDLAAGLHPWASVLDELAGHQEAAELAGARRMLRGWRLHDALRTDLTAPARQPQVATRASRLDDDGANLAAVLQTAVELGWDRELSRAIEDAFPGSALHLPVVDGRMTVALAQPGMLRPLTAPELSDGTLQYLLLTAAMLSAEKPSLIVLNEPERSLHADLLPALAERIRSAAASTQVIVVTHHPRLAEELGGLRIELEKQSGETVVAGREGPLDQPGWHWPSR comes from the coding sequence GTGATCACGCGCCTCGCGATCGAGGGCTACCGCTCGATCCGCTCGCTGGTGGTCGACCTGGCGCCGCTCACGGTCGTCACGGGCGCGAACGGCTCGGGCAAGTCGAGCCTGTACCGGGCGCTGCGGCTGCTCGCCGACTGCGGCGACGGACGCATCGTGGGCTCGCTCGCCGAGCTCGGTGGCCTCGATGCGGTGCGGTGGGCGGGGCCCGAGCGGGGCACGCGCCGCGGCCAGCCCACCGAGGGCACCGTGCGCAGCGGCCCGGTGTCACTGCGGCTCGGCGTCGCCACCGACGAGCTGGGCTACGCGATCGACCTGGGGCTGCCGGTGGCGCTGCAGAGCGCCTTCGATCGTGATCCGGAGATCAAGCAGGAGCACGTCTTCGCCGGCGCCGACCCGCGCCCCGCGGGCGTGCTGGTCGAGCGCAGGCGCGGACTCGCTCGCACGCGCACCGACGCGGGCTGGGTCGACCTCGCCGCCGGGCTCCACCCGTGGGCGTCGGTGCTCGACGAGCTCGCCGGCCACCAGGAGGCCGCGGAGCTCGCCGGCGCCCGGCGCATGCTGCGCGGCTGGCGCCTCCACGACGCCCTGCGCACCGACCTCACCGCTCCCGCCCGCCAGCCGCAGGTCGCGACGCGCGCCTCGCGGCTCGACGACGACGGCGCCAACCTCGCGGCGGTGCTGCAGACGGCGGTCGAGCTGGGATGGGACCGCGAGCTCTCGAGGGCGATCGAGGATGCGTTCCCGGGCTCGGCCCTGCATCTGCCGGTCGTCGACGGGCGCATGACGGTTGCGCTGGCGCAGCCGGGCATGCTGCGGCCGCTGACGGCGCCGGAGCTCTCGGACGGCACGCTGCAGTACCTGCTGCTGACCGCCGCGATGCTGTCGGCCGAGAAGCCGAGCCTCATCGTGCTGAACGAGCCCGAGCGCAGCCTCCACGCCGATCTGCTGCCTGCCCTCGCCGAGCGCATCCGCTCGGCGGCCGCGTCGACCCAGGTGATCGTCGTGACCCACCACCCGCGGCTGGCCGAGGAGCTCGGGGGCCTGCGGATCGAGCTCGAGAAGCAGTCGGGCGAGACGGTCGTCGCGGGCCGCGAGGGCCCGCTCGACCAGCCGGGCTGGCACTGGCCGAGCCGCTGA